Proteins from a genomic interval of Croceicoccus naphthovorans:
- a CDS encoding PAS domain-containing protein translates to MGELRQLTALGVDYGNLVWNILDQSPDCIKVLSPLGELEYMNPNGRVAMEIDDFAQVSGQPLADLWPEESRPLLRDAIYKAALGQKSRFEAYCPTAKGNPRWWEVSVSPIRAADGRVSHVLCSSRDLSWWKEEELRKEAADGRAMHRARNHLAAIGALARLSLGGDPLGKQVSARLLDRLERLTSVFDLISDRATLIPLGVIVDRSLSKMRGDPSCRIDPAPKVMSTATRRGRWQSCWVNWKPMRLRMARCRHWAVGSIWHLCGIAVSSSLRGAKR, encoded by the coding sequence TCAGAGCCCCGATTGCATCAAGGTTCTCAGCCCGCTGGGGGAACTCGAATACATGAACCCGAACGGCCGGGTCGCGATGGAAATCGACGACTTTGCGCAGGTGTCGGGTCAGCCGCTGGCCGATCTGTGGCCAGAGGAAAGCCGCCCGTTGCTGCGCGACGCCATTTACAAAGCGGCACTGGGTCAGAAGAGCCGGTTCGAGGCATACTGTCCGACCGCCAAGGGCAATCCACGCTGGTGGGAAGTGTCGGTATCGCCGATCCGTGCGGCCGATGGGCGCGTTTCGCACGTGCTGTGCAGTTCGCGAGACTTGTCGTGGTGGAAGGAAGAGGAGCTGCGTAAGGAGGCCGCCGACGGCCGCGCCATGCACCGCGCGCGCAACCACCTTGCGGCCATCGGTGCCTTGGCGCGCTTGTCGCTGGGCGGCGATCCGCTGGGCAAACAGGTTTCGGCACGTTTGCTGGATCGGCTTGAGCGGCTGACGAGTGTATTCGACCTGATTTCCGACCGTGCTACCCTGATCCCGCTTGGTGTCATCGTTGATCGAAGCCTGTCGAAGATGCGGGGCGATCCGTCCTGCAGGATCGATCCTGCGCCCAAAGTCATGTCGACAGCGACACGGCGCGGACGGTGGCAATCGTGCTGGGTGAATTGGAAGCCAATGCGATTGCGCATGGCGCGCTGTCGTCACTGGGCGGTCGGGTCGATTTGGCACTTATGCGGGATTGCGGTCAGCTCGTCTTTGCGTGGCGCGAAACGCTGA
- the gloB gene encoding hydroxyacylglutathione hydrolase encodes MLEVHQFPCLSDNYGYLLHDTDSNETVCIDTPDADAYLREAAAKGWQITQIWNTHWHPDHAGGNEAIKAATGCTITAPEVEAPKIAAIDRTVAGGDTVRIGAHEATVIDVGGHTIGHCAYHVPSAGIAFVGDAVFALGCGRMFEGTAPQFWASLKRVRDLPGETLLYCAHEYTESNVRFATHADPENRALATYVEEIAERRSRGDPTVPARLSRECETNPFLRADDPDMQARWGGGDAVETFAALRSAKDSF; translated from the coding sequence ATGCTCGAAGTTCACCAGTTCCCCTGCCTGTCCGACAACTACGGCTATCTGCTGCACGACACCGACAGCAACGAAACAGTCTGTATCGATACGCCCGACGCCGACGCCTATTTGCGCGAGGCGGCCGCTAAAGGCTGGCAGATCACCCAGATCTGGAACACGCACTGGCACCCCGATCACGCTGGCGGGAACGAGGCGATCAAAGCTGCCACCGGATGCACCATCACCGCGCCGGAAGTCGAAGCGCCGAAAATCGCGGCTATCGACCGCACTGTCGCTGGCGGCGATACCGTCAGGATCGGTGCTCACGAAGCGACCGTGATAGACGTTGGCGGACACACGATTGGGCACTGCGCCTATCACGTACCATCGGCAGGCATCGCCTTCGTCGGCGATGCCGTCTTCGCGCTGGGTTGCGGACGCATGTTCGAAGGGACCGCGCCGCAATTCTGGGCAAGCCTTAAACGCGTACGCGATCTGCCGGGCGAAACGCTGCTCTACTGCGCGCACGAATATACCGAATCGAACGTGCGCTTTGCGACCCACGCCGACCCGGAGAACCGCGCGCTGGCAACCTATGTCGAGGAAATCGCCGAGCGTCGTTCACGCGGTGACCCGACCGTGCCTGCCCGCCTCAGCCGCGAATGCGAGACGAACCCGTTCCTGCGCGCCGACGATCCGGACATGCAGGCGCGCTGGGGCGGCGGCGACGCGGTCGAAACCTTCGCGGCGCTGCGCAGCGCGAAGGATTCGTTCTAA
- the rpsA gene encoding 30S ribosomal protein S1, which produces MATSANPTRDDFAKMLDETLGSEADGGFEGRVVKGTVTNIENGMAIIDVGLKSEGRVRLAEFGRNGEDGELNVGDEVEVFVDRVENADGEAMLSRDRARREAAWDRLESEFGEGKRVEGSIFGRVKGGFTVDLDGAVAFLPGSQVDIRPVRDIAPLMGIPQPFQILKMDRRRGNIVVSRRAVLEETRAEQRSELIGNLEEGQVIDGVVKNITDYGAFVDLGGIDGLLHVTDMSYKRVNHPNEVVNIGDTVTVQIVRINPETQRISLGMKQLESDPWDGVGAKYPVGAKLAGTVTNITEYGAFVELEAGIEGLVHVSEMSWTKKNVHPGKIVSTSQEVEVMVLEVDADKRRISLGLKQAQSNPWDDFAEKFPVGSTVEGEVKNATEFGLFIGLPGDVDGMVHMSDIAWGISGEDALALHRKGEQVQAVVLDVDTDKERISLGMKQLEKGAPSADGAASASGLKRNDVVTVTVLEVRDGGLEVQVGDDGATGFIKRSDLGRDRDEQRPDRFQTGQKVDAMVIGFDRTKKPNFSIKARQISEEKQAVEQYGSSDSGASLGDILGEALKGKN; this is translated from the coding sequence ATGGCAACTTCAGCCAATCCCACTCGCGACGATTTCGCGAAAATGCTCGACGAAACCCTCGGCTCCGAAGCCGATGGCGGTTTCGAGGGCCGTGTCGTCAAAGGCACCGTCACCAACATCGAAAACGGCATGGCGATCATCGACGTCGGCCTGAAGAGCGAAGGCCGCGTGCGCCTTGCTGAATTCGGCCGCAACGGCGAAGACGGCGAACTCAACGTCGGTGACGAAGTCGAAGTTTTCGTCGACCGCGTCGAGAACGCCGACGGCGAAGCGATGCTCAGCCGCGACCGCGCCCGCCGCGAAGCCGCGTGGGATCGCCTTGAAAGCGAATTCGGCGAAGGCAAGCGCGTCGAAGGCTCGATCTTCGGCCGCGTCAAGGGCGGCTTCACCGTCGACCTCGACGGCGCCGTGGCCTTCCTGCCCGGTTCGCAGGTCGATATCCGCCCCGTCCGCGACATCGCGCCCCTGATGGGCATTCCGCAGCCGTTCCAGATCCTCAAGATGGATCGCCGCCGCGGCAACATCGTCGTTTCGCGTCGCGCCGTCCTTGAAGAGACCCGCGCGGAACAGCGCAGCGAACTGATCGGCAACCTTGAAGAAGGCCAGGTCATCGACGGCGTCGTCAAGAACATCACCGATTACGGTGCGTTCGTCGACCTCGGCGGTATCGACGGCCTGCTGCATGTCACCGACATGAGCTACAAGCGCGTCAACCACCCGAACGAGGTGGTGAACATCGGCGACACCGTCACCGTCCAGATCGTCCGCATCAACCCCGAAACGCAGCGCATCAGCCTTGGCATGAAGCAGCTGGAATCGGATCCGTGGGACGGCGTCGGTGCGAAGTACCCGGTCGGCGCGAAGCTGGCCGGCACCGTCACCAACATCACCGAATACGGCGCGTTCGTCGAACTGGAAGCGGGCATCGAAGGCCTGGTCCACGTTTCGGAAATGAGCTGGACCAAGAAGAACGTCCACCCCGGCAAGATCGTCTCGACCAGCCAGGAAGTCGAAGTCATGGTGCTGGAAGTCGACGCCGACAAGCGCCGCATCAGCCTTGGCCTCAAGCAGGCCCAGTCGAACCCGTGGGACGATTTCGCAGAGAAGTTCCCGGTTGGCTCGACCGTCGAAGGCGAAGTCAAGAACGCGACCGAGTTCGGCCTGTTCATCGGCCTTCCGGGCGACGTCGACGGCATGGTCCACATGTCGGACATCGCGTGGGGCATTTCCGGCGAAGACGCGCTGGCCCTGCACCGCAAGGGCGAGCAGGTTCAGGCCGTGGTTCTGGACGTCGACACCGACAAGGAACGCATCAGCCTTGGCATGAAGCAGCTCGAAAAGGGTGCCCCGTCGGCTGACGGCGCTGCCTCGGCATCGGGCCTCAAGCGTAACGACGTGGTCACCGTCACCGTTCTCGAAGTCCGCGATGGCGGCCTCGAAGTTCAGGTCGGCGACGATGGCGCAACCGGCTTCATCAAGCGTTCGGACCTTGGCCGCGACCGCGACGAACAGCGTCCCGATCGCTTCCAGACCGGTCAGAAGGTCGACGCAATGGTTATCGGTTTCGACCGCACCAAAAAGCCGAACTTCTCGATCAAGGCACGCCAGATCTCGGAAGAGAAGCAGGCCGTGGAACAGTACGGCTCGTCCGATTCCGGCGCGTCGCTGGGCGACATCCTCGGCGAAGCGCTGAAGGGCAAGAACTAA
- a CDS encoding (d)CMP kinase, whose product MVIAVDGPTASGKGTIARGLAKHYGLAHLDTGLLYRAVGMQARMMGIDPDDPLAAVEATGFPDSLLKDPELRGENVGALASRVSVHKRVRAALLERQREFAARPGGAVLDGRDIGTVIAPDADVKLFVTASVEARAQRRHAEMVRRGQDVTLDAIREDLIARDARDRNRAEAPLVEAPDAVTLDNSNLNAAQSLAEAIRIVDDLLARKAAE is encoded by the coding sequence ATCGTCATCGCCGTCGACGGCCCCACCGCCAGCGGCAAAGGCACGATCGCGCGCGGCTTGGCCAAGCATTATGGGCTGGCGCACCTCGACACCGGATTGCTCTATCGGGCGGTCGGTATGCAGGCGCGGATGATGGGTATCGACCCGGATGATCCGCTGGCGGCGGTAGAGGCAACCGGTTTTCCCGATTCGCTGCTCAAAGACCCCGAATTGCGCGGCGAAAACGTCGGCGCGCTGGCAAGCCGAGTCTCGGTGCACAAACGCGTGCGCGCCGCTCTGCTGGAACGCCAGCGTGAATTCGCCGCTCGCCCCGGCGGCGCGGTGCTGGACGGGCGCGACATCGGCACCGTCATTGCGCCCGATGCCGACGTGAAGCTGTTCGTCACCGCCAGTGTCGAGGCCCGCGCCCAGCGCCGCCATGCCGAGATGGTAAGGCGGGGTCAGGACGTGACGCTGGACGCGATCCGCGAGGACCTGATCGCCCGCGACGCGCGCGACCGCAATCGGGCGGAGGCCCCGCTGGTCGAAGCGCCCGATGCCGTCACGCTCGACAATTCAAACCTCAATGCCGCGCAGTCGCTGGCCGAAGCGATCCGCATCGTTGACGACCTGCTGGCCCGCAAGGCCGCCGAATAA
- a CDS encoding CBU_0592 family membrane protein: MPTLVGFAGMACIIFAYAYLTGKAEPNPFVQHGVNLLGAALLTVSLVYHPNLPSLVLEGFWAAIAIWGLVKAMRNRRSAQ; encoded by the coding sequence ATGCCTACGCTGGTCGGCTTTGCCGGCATGGCCTGCATCATCTTCGCCTATGCCTACCTGACCGGAAAGGCCGAACCGAACCCTTTCGTGCAGCATGGCGTGAACCTGCTGGGCGCGGCCTTGCTGACCGTATCGCTGGTCTATCACCCCAACCTGCCCTCTCTGGTGCTGGAAGGGTTCTGGGCCGCCATCGCGATCTGGGGTCTGGTCAAGGCCATGCGCAATCGCAGGAGCGCCCAATGA
- the aroA gene encoding 3-phosphoshikimate 1-carboxyvinyltransferase: protein MSQPETPSPRRFSVAGPLTGRVRVPGDKSISHRSIMFGALAVGRTTVTGLLEGEDVMATAAAMRAMGAGVERTRDGAWNIDGVGVGGLLQPQAALDMGNSGTSTRLLMGVIASHGITATLTGDASLSKRPMGRVTEPLSQMGADFTCAPGANNSQTLPLTMRGAHPAVPIEYRLPVASAQVKSAVLLAGLNTPGITTVIEPVPTRDHTERMLTGFGAQLTVEEIDGDRVIRIHGEANLRAQQIVVPGDPSSAAFFVVAALLVEGSDLVIENVGLNPTRAALFDVLRQMGGSIEELDRREVGGEPVADLRVRHSALTGIDVDPAVAPAMIDEFPVLFVAASLAKGRTVTSGLDELRVKESDRLAAMAAALTLAGARIEEREDGLVIDGTGGTPLTGTTTDEAVVTHLDHRIAMSMAIAGLASTGGVEVDDTAPIRTSFPTFEVLLAQAASAQ, encoded by the coding sequence ATGAGCCAACCTGAAACGCCCTCTCCCCGCCGCTTTTCCGTCGCTGGACCGTTGACCGGACGGGTCCGTGTGCCGGGCGACAAATCGATCAGCCACCGTTCGATCATGTTCGGCGCGCTGGCCGTGGGCCGCACCACCGTGACCGGGTTGCTGGAAGGCGAAGACGTGATGGCCACCGCCGCCGCGATGCGTGCGATGGGCGCGGGCGTAGAACGGACCCGCGACGGCGCCTGGAACATCGACGGCGTAGGCGTCGGCGGCTTGCTGCAACCGCAGGCAGCGCTGGACATGGGCAATTCGGGCACTTCGACCCGCCTGCTGATGGGCGTGATCGCCAGTCACGGGATTACCGCGACGCTGACCGGCGATGCCAGCCTGTCGAAACGCCCGATGGGGCGCGTGACCGAACCGCTGTCGCAGATGGGCGCGGATTTCACTTGCGCGCCGGGTGCCAACAATTCTCAGACGCTGCCGCTGACGATGCGCGGCGCGCATCCGGCAGTGCCAATCGAATATCGCCTGCCGGTCGCCAGCGCGCAGGTGAAGAGCGCGGTGCTGCTGGCCGGCCTGAACACGCCGGGCATAACGACAGTGATCGAGCCAGTGCCGACGCGCGACCATACCGAACGCATGCTGACAGGGTTCGGTGCGCAGTTGACCGTCGAGGAGATCGACGGCGACCGCGTAATCCGCATTCACGGCGAGGCAAACCTTCGTGCTCAGCAGATCGTGGTGCCGGGTGATCCGTCCTCCGCCGCGTTTTTCGTCGTCGCGGCATTGCTTGTCGAAGGCAGCGACCTCGTGATCGAGAATGTCGGCCTGAACCCCACCCGCGCCGCTCTGTTCGATGTGCTGCGCCAGATGGGCGGAAGCATCGAAGAACTGGACCGCCGCGAAGTTGGTGGAGAGCCGGTCGCCGACTTGCGCGTGCGGCATTCCGCGCTGACCGGGATCGATGTCGATCCGGCGGTAGCGCCTGCGATGATCGACGAGTTTCCCGTGCTGTTCGTCGCCGCCTCGCTCGCCAAGGGGCGCACGGTCACGAGCGGATTGGACGAGTTGCGCGTCAAGGAATCGGACCGCCTTGCCGCGATGGCCGCTGCGCTGACGCTGGCGGGTGCGCGTATCGAAGAACGCGAAGACGGCCTTGTCATTGATGGCACGGGCGGTACGCCGCTTACCGGCACCACCACCGACGAAGCAGTCGTCACCCACCTCGACCACCGCATCGCCATGAGCATGGCCATCGCGGGCCTTGCCAGCACTGGCGGCGTGGAGGTGGACGATACCGCCCCGATCCGCACCAGCTTCCCGACATTCGAAGTCCTGCTGGCACAAGCCGCGTCAGCCCAGTGA
- a CDS encoding FYDLN acid domain-containing protein — protein MVKPEWGAKHTCPKCGTRFYDLGKDDPVTCIECGNEWTPEPVLKSKQPIPYEEQKQTEKQDDSDLGDDDLDIDVDDDDDSPDNDVDLGGDDDLGVTKAKDDDSDDT, from the coding sequence ATGGTCAAGCCAGAATGGGGTGCAAAGCACACCTGCCCGAAGTGCGGCACCCGCTTCTACGATCTCGGCAAGGACGATCCGGTCACCTGCATCGAATGCGGCAACGAATGGACGCCCGAGCCGGTGCTGAAGTCGAAACAGCCGATCCCGTACGAGGAACAGAAGCAAACCGAAAAGCAGGACGATAGCGATCTTGGCGACGACGATCTGGACATCGACGTCGACGACGATGACGATTCGCCCGACAACGATGTCGATCTTGGCGGCGACGACGATCTTGGCGTGACCAAGGCCAAGGACGACGACAGCGACGATACCTGA
- a CDS encoding EVE domain-containing protein produces the protein MAKRYWLMKSEPDVYSWDDLCEEGEGTWDGVRNYRARNNLAAMKKGERFFFYHSNIGLEIVGIAEISVAGITDPTDETGKWAAVKVKPVKKLDHPVTLKQVKATPELAEMELVKQSRLSVSEVMPDEWKKILSMSKKG, from the coding sequence ATGGCCAAACGCTACTGGCTGATGAAATCCGAACCCGACGTCTATTCGTGGGACGACCTTTGCGAAGAGGGTGAGGGGACGTGGGACGGCGTGCGCAACTATCGTGCGCGCAACAACCTCGCCGCCATGAAAAAGGGCGAGCGGTTCTTCTTCTACCATTCCAACATCGGGCTGGAGATCGTCGGCATTGCCGAGATCAGCGTGGCGGGCATCACCGATCCCACCGATGAGACGGGCAAGTGGGCCGCAGTGAAGGTGAAGCCGGTGAAGAAGCTGGACCATCCGGTCACGCTGAAACAGGTGAAGGCGACGCCCGAACTGGCCGAGATGGAACTGGTCAAGCAATCGCGCCTGTCCGTGAGCGAGGTCATGCCCGACGAGTGGAAAAAAATCCTGTCGATGTCCAAAAAAGGCTGA
- a CDS encoding MFS transporter: MTTTTHLLTRRRFLPLFVTQLLGAFNDNLYKNAMVLFVVYQVYSTAEQEAQFSAIASGLFTLPYVLFSAVSGQLADMRDKAAIIRWVKLAEIGIMAIGAGGLILAWLDIAVTTVAIPLMLVALTGLGAHSTFFGPIKYAILPQHLQKNEVLAGTGLIEAATYLAVLAGTILAGFIAVEIAAAIVMIIAVIGWFSGRQVPPAPAQAVGESVDFNIIRSSINVVRATMEEKRVFYAILAISFFWTIGAVLFIEFPPLAKNVLTASKEVASLFLVVFSIGVAAGSMTINALLKGEVSARHAPAAVVVMGLFVVAFHLVCKAWPQHEGLYSISEFVVQPLAIPLLLCLLGIAVAGGIFVVPLYAFLTTVVDKSQTARTVAANNIVNSAAMAAGALIAMGLTWLGVAIVDQLLLAAAMCVISAWLGWILYQAEIEEPAIAE, translated from the coding sequence ATGACGACTACCACCCACCTTCTCACCCGGCGCCGTTTCCTGCCCCTGTTCGTCACCCAGCTGCTGGGGGCGTTCAACGATAACCTGTACAAGAACGCGATGGTGCTGTTCGTCGTGTATCAGGTTTACAGCACGGCAGAGCAGGAGGCGCAGTTCTCTGCCATCGCGTCGGGCCTGTTCACCCTGCCCTATGTGCTGTTTTCCGCCGTATCGGGACAACTGGCCGATATGCGCGACAAGGCGGCGATTATCCGATGGGTGAAGCTGGCCGAAATCGGGATCATGGCGATCGGCGCGGGCGGGTTGATACTGGCGTGGCTGGACATCGCCGTCACGACGGTTGCGATTCCCCTGATGCTGGTGGCTTTGACCGGACTTGGCGCGCATTCGACGTTTTTCGGACCGATCAAGTACGCGATCCTGCCGCAGCACTTGCAGAAGAATGAGGTGCTGGCGGGCACCGGCCTGATCGAGGCGGCAACCTATCTCGCTGTGCTGGCGGGCACGATCCTTGCCGGGTTCATCGCGGTGGAAATCGCCGCCGCGATCGTCATGATTATCGCGGTCATCGGCTGGTTCAGCGGGCGTCAGGTCCCCCCTGCTCCGGCTCAGGCCGTGGGCGAGTCGGTGGATTTCAACATCATCCGCTCCTCGATCAACGTCGTGCGCGCCACGATGGAGGAAAAGCGGGTATTCTACGCGATCCTTGCGATCAGCTTTTTCTGGACCATCGGCGCGGTGCTGTTCATCGAGTTCCCGCCACTTGCGAAGAACGTGCTGACCGCAAGCAAGGAAGTGGCCAGCCTGTTCCTCGTCGTCTTTTCCATCGGAGTCGCAGCCGGGTCGATGACCATCAACGCGCTGTTGAAGGGAGAGGTTTCGGCCCGCCATGCCCCTGCGGCGGTCGTGGTTATGGGCCTGTTCGTCGTGGCTTTCCACCTCGTCTGCAAGGCATGGCCGCAGCACGAAGGGCTTTATTCGATCAGCGAGTTCGTGGTGCAGCCCTTGGCGATTCCGCTGCTGTTGTGCCTGTTGGGCATCGCGGTCGCGGGCGGCATTTTCGTCGTGCCGCTCTATGCGTTTCTGACCACCGTGGTCGACAAGTCGCAAACCGCACGAACTGTTGCGGCGAACAATATCGTCAACTCTGCTGCGATGGCCGCCGGGGCCCTTATCGCGATGGGCCTGACGTGGCTGGGCGTTGCGATCGTGGATCAGTTGCTTCTGGCGGCGGCGATGTGCGTGATCTCGGCGTGGTTGGGCTGGATACTCTATCAGGCAGAAATCGAAGAGCCCGCCATCGCGGAATAG